The DNA window CGTACACCATCATCAGCACGCCCACCAGCACCACGGCGATCCAGTAATCCAGGCCGAACAGCAGCTTGATCAGCTGGCCGGCACCGACCATCTGGGCGATCAGGTAGAACAGCACCACGACCAGCGTGCCGGATGCCGCGAACAGGCGCACCGGTTTCTGGGCGAAGCGGTAGGCGGCCACGTCGGCGAAGGTGAAACGGCCCAGGTTGCGCAGGCGCTCGGCCATCAGGAACGTGAGCACCGGCCAGCCGACCAGGAAGCCGATCGCGTAGATCAGGCCATCGAAGCCGCTGATGAACACGGCGGCGGAAATACCGAGGAACGACGCGGCGGACATGAAGTCGCCAGCGATCGCCAGGCCGTTCTGGAAGCCCGTGATGCCGCCACCGGCCGTGTAGAAGTCCGATGCCGAACGGGTGCGCTTGGCGGCCCACTTCGTGATGAACAGCGTCAGCAGCACGAAGGCCGCGAACATGCTGATCGCGGTCCAGTTGGTGGCCTGCTTGGTGGCTTCGCCCAGGTCGGGCGCGGCCAGCGCGGTGCCGGCCACGGCCAGCGATGCCAGCGTGGCGGCCGTGATGGTCAGGCGGCGGGCCATCATGCGCGCACCTCGGCGTGGGTGGCGTTGGCGGCGCCGGCCGGGCCCTGCTGGGCGGCGGCGTTGCGGTGGATGGCTTCGGTCAGCGTGTCGAATTCCCGGTTGGCGCGGCGCACATAGATGGCCGTGACCGCCACGGTGAACAGGATCACGAACAAGCCGAGCGGCACGCCGCGCGACATGACGCCGTCGCCGATCTTGGCCGCCATGAATTCCTTGTCGAAGGCGTTCAGGGCGGTAAAGCCGTAGTAGGCGATCATCACCATCCACGTCAGCATCCAGCCGTAGCGCGAACGTGTCTTCACCAGCTTCTGGTAGTTGGGGTCTTGCTTGACCCGTCGGACCATGTCTTGTTCCATTTTTGTCTCCAATTGTTTTAGTAAGCGCAGCTTATTCAGATAAGGCGGCTGTGGTTGATCCTAAGTACCCTTGCTTACCATATGCTTACGGCCGGGATAACCGTTGGTAACAGGCCTTCGTTACCGGCTTTACGCGAACGCGACCCGGCAAGCAGGGCCTTGCTGGCAGCCTGGCCACCGCATGCCTTAACATCACCGGTTCCAATGCCAACCAAACGGAACCGATACCCATGAAAACCATCATCCGCGGCCAGAAGGCCAAGTTGTCCGACCTCGGCCTTGGCGCCGCATTCCAGGTCACCGTCGACTTGCCGGGCAATGGCCTGTCGGTCGACCTGTCATGCTTCGGCCTCGACGCGGCCGGCAAGCTGGCCGATGACCGCTACATGATCTTCTTTAACCAGCTGGCCAGCCCGGAAGGGGCGATCCGCGTCAACCTGTCCGGCACCCGGGCGCAGTTCCAGCTGAACCTCGATGCGCTGCCGGCCTCCATCGACAAGCTGGTGTTCACCGGTGCCATCGACGGCAACGGCACCATGCGCGGCATCGGCAGCGGCGCCTTGACGTTGGGCGACGCGGCAACGTTCGCGCTGTCCGGCGCCGACTTCCAGGAAGAAAAGGCCGTCATGCTGGGCGAGCTGTATCGCAAGGAGGGCCTGTGGCGCTTCGGCGCCGTGGGGCAGGGCTTCAATGGCGGCCTGTCGGCGCTGCTGGCGCACTTTGGTGGCACCGAAGCCGCGGCCACGGGGGCAACGTCTGCACCTGCGCCGGCACCTGCTCCAGCACCAGCACCGGCACCGGCAGCCCCCAAGGTCTCGCTGTCGAAAGTCACGCTGGAAAAGCGCGGCGACAAGGTATCGCTGGCCAAGGGCGCATCGCGGCGCGGCTTCGGGCGCATCCGCGTCAACCTGAACTGGAACCGCAACCCGTCCGGCGCGCAGCCGCAGCAACAGAAGGGCGGCTTGTTCGGCATGTTCGGCGGCAGCAAAGCATCGAACGGCATCGACCTGGACCTGGGCTGCCTGTATGAACTGGCCGACGGCACACCGGGCGGCGTGCAGGCGCTGGGCGATTCGTGGGGCAGCTTCGACAGCCGCCCGTTCATCAAGCTCGACAGCGACGACCGCACCGGCACGCGCACCGATGGCGAAAACATCTTCATCAACGGCGACCAGTTCGACCAGGTGCGGCGCATCCTCGTCTTCACGTTCATCTACCAGGGCGTGCCGAACTGGGCGGCCACCGATGCCGTCGTCACCATCGAGGTACCGGACAATGCGCCGGTCGAAGTCCGCCTCGACCATGGCGGTGCCGGCGGCATGTGCGCCATCGCGTCCATCGAAAACCACAACGGCCAGCTCCAGGTCACCAAGCTCGTGGACTACATCGTTTCCGACGGCAAGATGAGCAACCACGAGGCAATGGATCGCAAGTATGGCTTCGGCCTGCGCTGGGCGCGCGGGTCGAAGGACTGACGCATCGCGGGCGTCAATCGCCGCACTTTCTCCAGTGTCGACAGGTGGGAGCACACATAAATATGATATGGCATTGCATATAAGATAACCATCGTCTGCCGGTACATTGTGTCTCCGCAACTGCCGGATTCTTAACACTCTTCCTTGCGCTGCGTACCGGCCACCAGGCTGGTTCAACAACAGTACAGACACTGCTACCACGTTGATCGAACTCCATGGCTCCCACAAGGAGCCGTGCGGGGACGCCTGCGCGCAATCGGTGAAGCGCGTTAGCGAAACGGCCCGGAGGGCATCTACTCAATACAACTAAAAGGCGCTACCCAAGCGCTGTATCCCATCTCAACATTGGAGACTACATTGAGCAAAGCACGTCTGTCATGCCTGTCCGCCGCGATCGCCGCCATTTTCATGGCCGCGCTCCCTGCGCACGCCTACCAGCAACAACAACAAGACCAGCAAGACCAGCAGCAACAGAGCAGCACCGTCGCGTATCGCGCTTCCGTGCTGCACTTCACCGGCGATCCCTCCGCCACGCAGCAATCCCACGAGTACTACGAGGATGGCGTGCTGCTGGTGGGCGCCGACGGCAAGGTAAAGGCTGCCGGCCCGGCTGCCACCATCCTCGCGAACAACCCGTACGTGCCGGTCGTCGACCTGCGTGGCCGCCTGATCGTGCCGGGCTTCATCGACAGCCACGTGCACTACCCGCAAACGGAAATGATCGGTTCGTTCGGCGAGCAGTTGCTGGAATGGCTGAACACCTACACGTTCCCGACCGAAAGCCAGTTCGGCAACAAGACGTATGCACTTGGCGTGGCCAAAGTCTTCGTCAACGAACTCGTGAAGAACGGCACCACCACCGCGCTGGTGATGGCCACCGTGCATCCGGAATCGGTCGATGCGCTGTTCGAGGAAGCGGCCAAGCGCAATATGCGCATCATCGCCGGCAAGGTCATGATGGACCGGAACGCGCCCGATAACCTGCTCGACACGCCGGCAACGTCGTATGCCGATTCGAAAACGCTGATCAACCGCTGGCACAAGCGCGGTCGCGCGCTGTATGCGGTCACGCCGCGCTTCGCGCCGACATCGACGCCCGAACAGCTGACGATGGCCGGCAAGCTGCTGCAGGAATACCCGGACGTGTACATGCACACGCACATGTCCGAGAACAAGAGCGAGATCGCCTGGGTGCAGGAACTGTTCCCGGCGTCGAACGGCTACCTGGACGTGTACAACAGCTTCGGCCTGTCGCGCAAACGTTCCGTCTATGCCCATGGCGTGCACCTGCGCGAGGATGAACTGGCGTCGCTGGCGCACACCGGTTCGGCCATCGCGTTCTGCCCGACCTCGAACCTGTTCCTGGGCAGCGGTCTGTTCGACCTGCAGGCCGCTGAAAGGCATGGCGTGAAGGTGGGCATGGGGACCGACGTGGGCGCCGGCACCAGCTTCTCGGCGCTGCGCACGATGGGCGAAGCCTACAAGGTGATCCAGCTGCACAAGGCCTTCGCGGACGACCCGTCCACGAAGAAACCGCTGACGGCCCTGAAGTCGTTCTACCTGTCCACGCTGGGCGCGGCCCGGGCGCTGGATCTCGATGACAAGATCGGCAGCTTCAAGGTCGGCAACGAGGCCGACTTCGTCGTGCTGAATCCGAACGCGACCGAACTGCTGAAGTTCCGCTCGGCGCGTGCCACCACGCTGGAAGAAAAGCTGTTCGTGCTGCAAACGCTGGGTGACGACCGCACGGTGGAACGCACCTACATCATGGGCAAGCGCCAGTAAAAGGGCCCGGCGCGGGGGGCACGGCGCGCAAGCCTCACAAAGGCGTGCGTGCCGCCTCTCCGCGCCGCCGCGCGTGGCCCCCAGCCATAGTGGCCATCCTGCGTGCCCCTGCACCGGCGGTGAAGTCAGTACCATGCTTTCACCAGGTCAATGGAGAGAGTGCGAAGCGCGCCACGCCACATCCATTCCGCGTAAAATTGTATACAAAATATGTTGACAACTTTTTCGCGACTCGGCACCATGGCTTCCCATTAAGAGCTGCCAAAGAGCAGTGCCAAGGCATCCTTGGAGTGGCCGTCCAGGCAGTGCAAATCCGATAAGCTCGGCTTGCCCCGCCGCTGCAGCAGGTGCCTGAACCCGGGCACCGGCATGAAGCAGACGTTTCATCCCCACGGGATCAACCTCGAACTACCAGCAGGCGAGACGATCTGCGTGACGAGAATGCCTGAAGCACCCGGAACTAGTAGTTCACATACAACATCTTGGAGACACAGATGAACAACCTGCTCTATCAAGTGGACGACCGTCCACCGCTGCCTACCACCATCCTGCTGGCCGCCCAGCACATGCTTGCCGCACTGGGCGGCATCATCGCCGTGCCCCTGGTCATCGGCGCCGTCCTGAAACTGCCGGCCGACCAGATCGTCGCGCTCGTCAATGCCGCGCTGCTGGGTTCCGGCATCGTCACCATGATCCAGTGCAAGGGCGTCGGCCCGATCGGCATCCGCCTGCCCTGCGTGATGGGCACCAGCTTTGCCTTCGTCGGCGCCGCCATCACCATCGGCTTCGAGCACGGAGTGCCCGGCATCCTCGGTTCGTCGCTGGCCGGCTCGGCGATCATGATCGTCGGCAGCTTCTTCATGCCGCAGATCCGCAAGCTGTTCCCGCATACCGTCACCGCCGTCGTCGTCACGATGATCGGCCTGTCGCTGGTACCGGTCGCGATCGACTGGGCTGCCGGCGGCAAGGGTTCCCCGAACTATGCCGACCCGATCAACCTGGGCATTGCGCTGTTCGTGCTGGTCACCGTGATCGGCCTGGTGCAGTTCGGCAAGGGCATCATCTCGGCAGCCGCCGTCGTGATCGGCATGGCCATCGGCTATCTCGTCTGCCTCGCATTCGGCCTGGTCGATTTCAGCTCGGTTTCCAAGGCCACCACGTTCGCGCTGCCGCAACCGCTGCAATACGGCATGACCTTCCCGCTCAGCGGCATCCTCGCCATGGGCCTGGCCTACATTGTCACGATCGTGGAAACCACCGGCACCTTCATGGCGCTGGGCACGGCCACCAACACGAAAGTGCGCGGCAAGCACCTGTGCCGCGGCGTGCTGTGCGATGGCGTCGGCTCGGCCTTCGTTTCCGTACTGGGCAGCCCGGCGGTGTCCACCTTCGCGCAGAACGTGGGCGTGATCTCGCTGACCGGCGTGGCCAGCCGCCACGTGGTGGCGCTGACCGGCGCGTTCCTGCTGCTGGCAGGCCTGTTCCCGGTGCTGGGCGCCGTCGTGGTCACCATTCCCCAGCCTGTGCTGGGCGGTGCCGGCCTGATGATGTTCGCCATGATCCTGGCTGCCGGCGTGCAGATGCTGGCCGGCGTGGAGCACAACAAGCGCAACGGCCTGATCATCGCCGTATCGCTGGGCTGCGGCCTGGCCGTCAGCGCCCGTCCGGAACTGCTGGCGAAAATGCCGGCCATCATCAAGGAAATCTTCGGTTCCGGGATCAGCACCGGCGCCATCGTGGCAATGGCCCTGAACCTGATCCTGCCAGGCCGCGAGAACGAAGTGCATGAAGACGAAGAAGAAGAGGCGCCGCAGCCCCTGCTGGTAAAAAACGTCGAGGCGGCGTAAGCTAGCCGCCACCACTCAGCCCGCGCGGCACCAATCGGTACCGCGCGGTATTTTTTTGCGACATTGTTTCCGCAGTGCCTAAGCATTGTTTCCGCAGTGTCATCATCTTTACGGAGAAAATGACATGACAAGAACCCTGCTGATCAAGAACGCCCGCGTCGTGGTGACGATGGACGACGAACGGCGCGAAATCGACAATGGCGCCATCTTCGTGCGCGGCAACGTCATCGAAGCCGTCGGCCCCAGCGCCGACCTGCCGCAGGCGGCGGACGAGGTGATCGACGCCACCGGCCAGGTCGTCATGCCCGGCCTCGTCAATACCCACCACCACATGTACCAGAGCCTGACGCGCGTGATTCCCGCCGCGCAGAACGGCGAGCTGTTCAACTGGCTGACGAACCTGTACCCGATCTGGGCCAATCTCACCGGCGAGATGGTGCACGTGTCCACGCTGACGGCGATGTCGGAACTGATCCTGTCCGGCTGCACCACCAGCAGCGACCACCTGTACATCTACCCGAACGATTGCCGGCTGGAAGACAGCATCGAGGCCGCGCAGAAAATCGGCATGCGCTTCCACGCCGCGCGCGGCGCGATGAGCGTGGGCCAGTCGAAGGGCGGCCTGCCGCCGGACGCGGTGGTGGAAGACGAAGCGGCGATCCTGAAGGATACCCGGAGGCTGATCGAAACCTTCCATGACGCGGACCGCCATGCGATGCAGCGCATCGTGGTGGCGCCGTGTTCGCCGTTCTCCGTGTCCCGCGACCTGATGAAGGAAGCGGCCGGCCTGGCGCGCAGCTATGGCGTGTCGCTGCACACGCACCTGGCGGAAAACGCCAACGACATTGCCTACAGCCGCGAAAAATTCAATATGACGCCCGCGCAATATGCCGAGGATTGCGGCTGGGTCGGCCACGACGTGTGGCATGCGCACTGCGTGCAGCTCGACGACGACGGTATCTATATGTTCGGCCGCACCGGCACGGGCATCGCGCACTGCCCGTGCTCGAACATGCGCCTTGCTTCCGGCATCGCGCCGATCCGCAAGATGATCGATGCCGGGGTGCCGGTCGGCCTGGGCGTCGACGGCTGCGCGTCGAACGATGCCGGCCACATGCTGGGCGAGGCGCGCCAGGCGATGCTGCTGCAGCGCGTGGGCTTCGGCCCGGATGCGATGACGGCGCGCCAGGCACTGGAAATCGCCACGCTGGGTGGCGCGAAGGTGCTGAACCGCGACGACATCGGCGCGCTGAAACCGGGCATGTCGGCCGACATCGTCACGTTCAGGCTCGACCAGATCGGCTTCGCCGGCGCGCTGCACGATCCGGTCGCGGCACTGGTGTTCTGCACGCCGTCGAACGTCACCCACAGCATCATCAACGGCAAGGTGGTGGTGCGCGACGGCCAGCTGCAAACGGTCGACCTGCCGGTGGTGATCGAACGGCACAATGCGCTGGCCAGCCAGCTGGCACTGGCGACGGGTACCCGCAAGGTGGCTTGAGGAGTTACGGGCAAAAGCAGCGTCAGGCGCTAATGCGTCTAGTTAGCGCTCGGCCGGCATGTCGGTTCAGCATGCGAACACCCCAAAGCAAAGGCTGGGGTCAGACCCGGCGGGTCTGACCCCGGATTCTGCACTTTGGGGCATGCCTGAATGCGCCGGCTTACTTCAACAACGCCGAAACCAGGTCCTTCTCATGATTGGTACCGCTATCGAAACGCAGCGCCGCTTCCACGTGGGTCAAGTGCGAAAGCATGACCTGGGCCGCCAGGTCGGCGTCGCCGGAGCGGGCCGCGGCGAGGAAGTCGGCGTGCTCGTTGGCCGAACAGGCCGCGTCCCGGTCGGACTGGTACAGCATCGTGATCAGCGAACTGCGCGCCACGAGTTCGTGCAGCATCTCGCGCACCACCTCGTTGCCCACCACGTCGGCCAGTACCACGTGGAAGTCGCCCAGCAGGCGCGAACGCACCTTGTGGTCGCCTTCGAGCGAGCGGCGCTCCGCTTCGAGGTGCTGTTCCAGGATGTCATAGTCCGCCGCCGTGGCCTTGGCCACGAACTCGCGGGCCAGGGCGCCCTCGATGATGCGCCGCGCGGCAAAGATGTCGCGCGACTCCTTTTCGCTGGGCTGGCTGACGAACGCGCCCTTGTCCGGCACGATCTGGATCAGCTTGTCCTTGGACAGGATCAGGAGGGCGGCACGGATCTTAGTGCGGCTGACATGGTAGAGGCGCGACAGTGCTTCCTCGCGCAACTTGGTGCCAGGGGGGAGCTTGCGCGCCGCGATGGCTGAGGCGATATCGTCGGCAATGTCGTTCGAGCTCGCGCCGCTGCTCTGCTTTTCTTCTGTGGCTGCGATGGACTCTGGCATGGAAATCGGACAATGAATGATTCGCCATGATACATCCATGTGGATATATTGGCTATCGCACAAGCCCGCTGGTCAGGCTCTGCCGGATCTGCTTGGTCGGCGCGCCGGCCGCTCGCGTGCAAAAAACCGCCGAGCCCGACGCCGCTCAGCGCTTCCTACCCAGCAATTCCTTGCGGAACCAGTCTTCCAGCATCTGCTTTTCGTGGCTGTACTGCTCGTTGTCCCAGCGGTTCGTGCCCATCAGGTAATTCGGGTCCGCCAGCTTTGGCTCGCCGCTCTTGATGACCTTGCCATTCTGCTCGATGGTATAGCGGAAATGCATGCGGGGCCAGTCGGCACGGCCTTTCAATACCCGCACGTCCTGCACCGCCACGCGGGGGAACTGGTCACCCGCCAGGTCGATGTCCAGGAATTCCACGTTCAGCTGCTGGCCTTCCGGCAGCTTTTCGGCCAGCCGCTGCAGATGTTCGCGGAAATGGATTTCCATCGATTCCCGGTCGCTGGAGAAACGCGGCACGTCGGTCATCTTGTCGGTGTCCACATAGCTTACTTTCGCGCCGGCGCTGGCCGCGCCCGAGGCGGCAAGCAGCAGCACGGCAATGCCCGTGAGGCGAATCAGCTTCTTCATTGTACGAGTCCTTTCATGTCATAAGCCGAATATACGCCTGTTGGGCGGCCGCCTCGATCGCTGGCAAGTACCGGATGTAACACGATGTGACAGCACGGTACCGGTGCCCGCGCACCAGCCTGACATGCCGGCCGCACCGCTTTGACGCGGTCGGGAGCGGCCACCGGCGAAATGGTCTGCAAACTCGTTGGCACGAAAATCGCATAACGATATGCGGTATGGGTCTTCAGGGATGAGCATGACACTGCAGCAACTACGCGATTTCGTGGCTGTCATCGAACACGGCGGCTTCCGGGCGGCGGCGCGCGCGCTGCTGGTCTCCCAGGCCGCGCTCACGAAGAGCGTGCTGAAGCTCGAGGCCGTGCACGGCGTCGAACTGGTGCTGCGCATGCAGTCCGGCGTGGCGCTGACCGAGCCGGGCCGCCAGCTGCTCAGCTATGCGCGGGCGATCCTGCACGACGTGGATGAAGCGATGGCCATGCTGCACGCAAGGCAGCAGGCCGAACGCCTGACGGTCGTGGTGGGCGCCAGCATCGACCCGGCACTGACGCTGGTGCCGCGCGTGGCCGAGGATTTCCGGCGCCGCAACCGGCAGGCCAACGTGCATATCCAGTATGGCGCGCCCGGCAGCCTGGTCGACATGTTGCGGGAAGGCCGGCTGGACGTCGTCGTGTCCGAACTGCCCGGCGGGCTGAACACAGGCAGCCTGTGCGTTGAACCGATCTACCGGGAAGCGCTGTTCATCGCCAGCCGTGCCGGCGCGCCGGTCGTGCTGGACGGTGCCACGCTGGCCGGGCGGCCTTGGCTGGTGCTGGGCGAAACCAACCATGCACGGCAGCCGCAGGATGCGCTGCGCGACGTGTTCGCGCGCTGGGGCTGGCCGATGCCGGCCACCGTGTATTCGTCCAGTTCGCTGATCGCGGCGATCGACGAAGTGTCCGGCACCGACACGTTGTGCCTGCTGCCCGAGCGCATCTTCAGCCATCCGGTCGCGGCGCGGCGCATCCGCAAGACATCGGTCGACGGGCAACCGGTGGCCGAGCGGGAAGTCGCCATCATCACCAAGGGTTCGCGCCACGCCCATGCCGGCGTGGCCGAATTCGTGTCGATGACGAAGTCGCTGGCGCGCATCCGCGACCTGGCATTCGCCTGAGCGCGCCGGGCCTTCATGGCTGGCGCAGCTTGCGCACGTCGCCGGCGGTCACGGCGGGCGCGTCCGCCTTGTCGAACGACTGGCGCACATAGGTCACGACGGCAGCGATCTGCTCGTCGCTCATCATGCCGGCAAAGGCCGGCATGCCCCGGTAGCCGTTGGCCACGCGGTGGACGATGTACTCCGGGCTTTGCACGAGCGGGTTGCCGGCCAGTCTCGGATAGAAGCCGGCGCCGCGCGCGCCTTCGCCGTTCGCCATGTGGCAGCCCTGGCAGCTGGCCGCATACAGCGCCTTGCCGTCCTTTTGCGCGAAGACATAGCCGCTCGACATCTGCGGCACGTCGGCCGCGCCGGCCAACGCCGGTGCCACAAGGGCAGCGATCGCTATCCATGGTTTCATGCCGCGCCTCCCGCCTGCGTGGTGGCCCTGATCTTCGCGTGCAGGCGCGTGATCGCATCGTGCGCCGACAGCACGGCGCCTTCCTGCCAGCCACCGATGAACGATGCGTGCTCGCCGGCCAGCACGAGCCGGTTGTCGATCGCGCACAGGTTGTCGTAGTGCTGCGCGCGCGCCTGCTCCGTCCACATGCCCATGCAGCCGTTAATCCACGGCACCCGATGCCAGCCGACGGTGACGCCGTTGTCGAATTCCTTTTCATACTGTTCATGGACCTGGCCGCCCTGGCGCACCACCTCGCGGAGCCGGTCTTCGGGGTTCATCGCGGAAAACTCGAACGCGTTCGGGCCGAACATGTAGGCGCCCAGCACGACGGCCGGCCCCTTGGCGTTGAAGTTCGCGGCGGGATAGCAGATCCGGTTGATCGGCTGGTCCGTATACGAGATGCCGCCGTAGATGCCTTCATCCTGCTCCCAGAAGCGGCGCCTGAATTGCAGGCCAGCCTTGAACGCGGCGGCATACGGCACCGCGCCGATCGCGGCCAGCAGCGCCGGCCCGGCCGTGACGTCGACCTGGCTCAGGATCGACAGCGGAATCGTGCACACGCACCAGTCGGCCTTGACCTGGCGGATACCCTGGCCCGGAGCGCGCGCATCGTCCACGGTCACGGTCACGCCGCGCGTATCCTGGTCGATCTTCGTCACTCGGGCATGGAACTGCACGTGCTGCTTCACCTGCCGGTAGAGCGCCAGGGCAATCTGGTCCATGCCGTGCTTCGGCTGGAAAATGCTGGTCTGGAATTCGTAGTTGTGCGCCGTGGCCAGGCTTTCCCACAGGCCCGAACGGATCAGTTCCGCGCGGTCGCCCGGCGTCGAATACTGCGCGCGCGCCATCAGGCCGCCACCGGGTGGCACGTCGAAGCCGCGCCGTTCGCTCGAGCGCAAGCCTTTCGCATACAGCAGGTCCTTGTCCAGGCCGCCGAACGATGCCAGCGATTCCAGCAGCTTTTCCTTTTCCTCGCCGGTGATGTCGCCATCGAGCCGGCCGGCGTTCGTCGCCTTGGCCAGCAGTTCGGCTACGTGGCCGTTGTAGTCGGCCTGTACGGTGCGATAGCGCTGCGGCTTGCCGCCAAACGCGGTGGTGCTGTGCAGGTAAGCGTTGTAGTTGACCTGGATGAACGGCTCCAGTGGCACGTTAAGCCGGCGCGCGTAGTCGAGCATGCCGTGATGGTGGTAGGGCAGGCGCCATGGCCCCGGATTCACGTACTCGCCCTTGGCGAAGCGGCATGTTTGTTCGGCGCCGCCCAGCTCCGTGTAGCGGTCGCCGCCGCGGATCGACCAGCTGCGTCCACCGGCACGGCCGTTGTACTCGAGCACCGTGACGCGGTAGCCGGCATTGCGCAGCTCGTAGGCAGCCGACAGGCCGGCCATGCCGGCACCCAGCACCAGCACATGGGTGCCTCCCATGCCATTGGGCGCGCCATCGAGCCGCAGCGGCCCGTTGAACGTGGATGGCTGCGCAAGGCCCAGCGATGTCATGCCGTGGTACATCGCGGCGCCGCCGAGTGTCTTGCCCAGCATCGCCAGCATGTGCCGCCGGGTCACGGGCCTTCCTGGAATGTGCTGCATCGTGCTCCTTCCGATCGTGAACTCAACGGCTTCATCCTCCGGCACGGGCGCCGCCGCGTCGATCGTTCGGCGGTGTTTGCGATTCCCTTTTGGAATCACCTGCTCCCCTGATGGGGGAGTGTGGAATGGTCGTGGTAGCGCTACAGTGCTGACAGGTCCCATGCTTCAGCGCTGAACCAGCCATGCACCGACATTTTCCTCACCCACCCACAAGGATCTCATCGTGCGTATGCCGCTCTCCCACAAGGCCGTTGCTGTTGCTTCACTGATCCTCGCCACTTCCGCAAACGCGGGCATCACCGCCTATACCAGCCAGGCGGAATACCTGGCCGCCGTCGGCACGACCGGCGTCGACACGTTCGACGATTTGCAGTTGTGGAATTACCCGACCCCCGCGCCGCGCCAGGCCGGGGAATTCGCCTACACCGTCACGGCCGGTGCCGCCGCGCCGGAATACTGGGGCGCCACCGACGATGGCGAAGACTGGTGGATGTCCACCGGCTACTCGCACAACCCGCTCACCTTCGACGGCTTTGGCCCGGACATCGCGGGCGCCGGCGGCTTCTTCTTCGGCTCCTGGTACAACGGCACGTCGATGTCGATCGACGCGATCGAGTTGACCGTGACCGACAGCACGGGCGCCACGCTGACGTGGACAATCGACTCGCCGGACGTGAATTCGTTCGTCGGCTTCGTCTCCGACACGCACCTGACGTCGCTGACCGTGTGGAAAGACAATATCCCCGACTCGTTCGTGACCGTGAACGACCTGCACCTGTCGGTGGCCGCGGTTCCCGAACCAGCCACCTATGGCATGCTGCTGGGCGGCCTGGGTTTGCTGGGCCTGGCGGCCCGCTCCCGGCGCAGCGCGTGATGCTTTTTTTCTAAGGAAGAAAACTATCCCTTAGAATACGGCCTCCCGCAACTTCCCAGGGCCGGCCATGGCGACACAAGGCGAATTCGACTATTTCAAGAACATCGGCGAAGCCGGCATGCAGCACGCCACGCACAAGCCCTGGTCGGACAGCCAGTGCGGCCTGTACCTGATGGAACTGGGCGCGATGATGGGCCTGATGCCCGAAGGCGGCCGCCTGCTGGACATGGGCTGCGGCACCGGCTGGACCAGCGTGCTGTTCGCCAAGCGCGGCTACGACGTCGTGGGCACCGACCTGGTGGCCGAGGCGATCGACGCCGGCCGCCGGTTGAAGCGGGAAAACGGCTTGCAGAACCTGGATTTCGTCGTGGGCGATTACGAGTCGCTGGCTTTCAGGGAAGAGTTCGACGTCGTGGTGTTCTTCGACTGCCTGCACCACGCCGTGGATGAAGTGGGAGCGCTGCGCAGCGCCTACCGGGCGTTGAAGCCGGGCGGCATCTGCATCACTTCCGAACCGGGGCGCGGCCACGAGCGCCGCTCGCGTGCCGTGATGGAGGAATTCGGCGTGACCGAGCGCGACATGCAC is part of the Pseudoduganella lutea genome and encodes:
- a CDS encoding PEP-CTERM sorting domain-containing protein; the protein is MPLSHKAVAVASLILATSANAGITAYTSQAEYLAAVGTTGVDTFDDLQLWNYPTPAPRQAGEFAYTVTAGAAAPEYWGATDDGEDWWMSTGYSHNPLTFDGFGPDIAGAGGFFFGSWYNGTSMSIDAIELTVTDSTGATLTWTIDSPDVNSFVGFVSDTHLTSLTVWKDNIPDSFVTVNDLHLSVAAVPEPATYGMLLGGLGLLGLAARSRRSA
- a CDS encoding NAD(P)/FAD-dependent oxidoreductase, which produces MQHIPGRPVTRRHMLAMLGKTLGGAAMYHGMTSLGLAQPSTFNGPLRLDGAPNGMGGTHVLVLGAGMAGLSAAYELRNAGYRVTVLEYNGRAGGRSWSIRGGDRYTELGGAEQTCRFAKGEYVNPGPWRLPYHHHGMLDYARRLNVPLEPFIQVNYNAYLHSTTAFGGKPQRYRTVQADYNGHVAELLAKATNAGRLDGDITGEEKEKLLESLASFGGLDKDLLYAKGLRSSERRGFDVPPGGGLMARAQYSTPGDRAELIRSGLWESLATAHNYEFQTSIFQPKHGMDQIALALYRQVKQHVQFHARVTKIDQDTRGVTVTVDDARAPGQGIRQVKADWCVCTIPLSILSQVDVTAGPALLAAIGAVPYAAAFKAGLQFRRRFWEQDEGIYGGISYTDQPINRICYPAANFNAKGPAVVLGAYMFGPNAFEFSAMNPEDRLREVVRQGGQVHEQYEKEFDNGVTVGWHRVPWINGCMGMWTEQARAQHYDNLCAIDNRLVLAGEHASFIGGWQEGAVLSAHDAITRLHAKIRATTQAGGAA
- a CDS encoding DUF3016 domain-containing protein, coding for MKKLIRLTGIAVLLLAASGAASAGAKVSYVDTDKMTDVPRFSSDRESMEIHFREHLQRLAEKLPEGQQLNVEFLDIDLAGDQFPRVAVQDVRVLKGRADWPRMHFRYTIEQNGKVIKSGEPKLADPNYLMGTNRWDNEQYSHEKQMLEDWFRKELLGRKR
- a CDS encoding class I SAM-dependent methyltransferase; amino-acid sequence: MATQGEFDYFKNIGEAGMQHATHKPWSDSQCGLYLMELGAMMGLMPEGGRLLDMGCGTGWTSVLFAKRGYDVVGTDLVAEAIDAGRRLKRENGLQNLDFVVGDYESLAFREEFDVVVFFDCLHHAVDEVGALRSAYRALKPGGICITSEPGRGHERRSRAVMEEFGVTERDMHPAKIIRGAKQVGFRRFSVHPHASYLYISLYRQQQRGMVGKLLRIPGMRTLVGLATVLFSKHQAGITVLHK
- a CDS encoding c-type cytochrome, which translates into the protein MKPWIAIAALVAPALAGAADVPQMSSGYVFAQKDGKALYAASCQGCHMANGEGARGAGFYPRLAGNPLVQSPEYIVHRVANGYRGMPAFAGMMSDEQIAAVVTYVRQSFDKADAPAVTAGDVRKLRQP
- a CDS encoding LysR family transcriptional regulator, which translates into the protein MTLQQLRDFVAVIEHGGFRAAARALLVSQAALTKSVLKLEAVHGVELVLRMQSGVALTEPGRQLLSYARAILHDVDEAMAMLHARQQAERLTVVVGASIDPALTLVPRVAEDFRRRNRQANVHIQYGAPGSLVDMLREGRLDVVVSELPGGLNTGSLCVEPIYREALFIASRAGAPVVLDGATLAGRPWLVLGETNHARQPQDALRDVFARWGWPMPATVYSSSSLIAAIDEVSGTDTLCLLPERIFSHPVAARRIRKTSVDGQPVAEREVAIITKGSRHAHAGVAEFVSMTKSLARIRDLAFA